The Cucurbita pepo subsp. pepo cultivar mu-cu-16 chromosome LG05, ASM280686v2, whole genome shotgun sequence nucleotide sequence GACTCAATTGCCTCCCAAACACCTTGTGCCATCATAAATACCTCCATCTTAATCGCCCAAGCTGCATAGTTGCATTTTGTCAGCATTGGGTATTTGAGTGTGACAGATCCCTCCTTTTCTTGAATCCGTACACTCACCACATGTGAGGCATCACCTTCTATCGCACCGGTGTTTTGGCTCCTATCACTCGATTCCTGTCTCATTTTTTGATCTCTCTCCCTTCTTGACCGCTCAATCTCTGGGTGAGACATGATTGAAAACAGACCTTGATCttatagctctgataccaattgaaagaaaaaaacgtaACAGAAggggagaagaagagaagacacacaaattgattttcttcttttcctggTGTCTTTAGAACTTGgcaccattttctttatataataaaaatttacctATTTCTACTACAAATCATCAAGCACTCCACCACTCCTTCCGCTCCTACTATTCCACTCCCTAAAAACTAGTTCCTTCCACTAATTCCAATATCTCCGGCCTTCTTTCATGGAGAAATAAGcaacagaaataaaataataaaataaaacaagtttATAACCAACCACTCATCCCAtaaggtttttatttatttgagttcAATCCAGCCCAAATAAATTgataactcaactcaaccggTACggttttgggttgagttgatcAAGTTCTTCAGGTCGTCTATTCTTTTTACCTTCTCAACTAGATTTTGTGTAGAATCAACTATCAGAGCTCATGAAAACTAGAACCAAAAGCATTATTTGAAAGCAAACCTTGGAACCCCAACAAGAATTGTGTTCATAATCAGCAGTAGCAACTTCATGTGTTGCTTTGATTGAGTCGGCTAGACAATTTGGATAATCTTCGACACTTCTTAGAACACGAGTAGCCGAGGTTACgaaatcttttgaaatcccAAATGTTTTATATAACTCATCATCGTAATATTTCTCTGCAAAACGATTAGATATGaacaacataaacaaaaaagaaacaataaaaaaaaccagaTTGTAATAAGGTTGATTACCATTAATGTTAGCTTCATTAGGTGATTGACCGTACAACACGTTTCTTCTATGAATACATCCTGTTCCCATATATGCAGGCCCTTGGATTCCTGCCAGTCCACGCATCTTGACCTGCAAAAACAATATCAATTTTTCGTaaatattaagattttttttttactaaattaataaaaatacctctAAACCTTGTACTTCTAAAAAAActactcataaatttttaaaaatttcaataatacctttaaatttttatgtttaatattttccgaccatttaccaaaaaaaaattaaaagtttaaaagataGGGACAGacttatgaaaaataaatgaaaaaacaaaaaaaaaaaaaaattacctgcATCATGATAATCCATTGGTTCGCAAAGGGATCATCTTGGAGACCATTATAAAAGCATTGAGGAAACTGAATAAATGCATACTCTCCCTGGATGATTGGATCTTTGAAGAGACACATTGCTTGTAAAAGAACGTCGGGATTATTCACAAACATGTCACAGTCTAAGTTTATTATGTAAGGAGCATTTGTCATTAATCCTGATACTCTTGTCtgcataataaataaaataaaataaataaatatatattatgtaacagttcaagtctaccgttaacaaatattatccgtttttgtccgttacatatcatcgtcagcTTCACAACTTTAAAATGTGGGACTTCActgcctcacagttttaaaacgcttctactagaaagaggtttccacacccttctaagaaatgttttgttccctttgTCTCACTACCTCACGATTCTATCTCACAACcccacaattttaaaacgagtctactagataaaggtttctacacctgcttcgttaccctctccaaccaatgtgggatttcacaatcttactgttttaaaacagtcTATTAagaaagttttcacacccttataaagaatatttagtTCTTCTTTTCAATCGATAACATTATATAATACATATGTATTGAAAGAGAATTTAGGATAAGAAAAATGTGAAATTACCAAAACATTCATAGCTCCAGCTTTGTTATGGTGAGTGATATTTGGTCTCTTCTCTCTCGATACATAGATCAAATGAGGCAATCCATCTTCAATACCTTCCTTGTTCTCCCATATCACCTACCAATTTCATcacattaattcaaaataaattcaacatttaaatCTATACATGACATCCTACacttccacattggttgggaggagaacgaaaacACTATTTCTTAGTAGACGTGtatggggaagcccaaaaaaacaatatctactcaaCTAGCGGAGAACGTGCGCCCGTACCTTAATTATTGGAGCATGATTCTTTGGTTTAGTATTGGAGAAATCTGCGAGGTCCCCCACAAGATCGCCGAATGTAAAGCTTTTGGCGGCGTCCTCAATCCTCTGGTTCAGAACTTCGTACGCGTCCTTTTTACGCACAAATATaaaccttaatttttatttagacatatatatatatatataatgaattaTCTTTCAAATTCGGGTTAccttcattctcctccacTCGTATTGAAACTCCGGCGACCCAGCTGAGGATAAGTCGTCCGAGAAATATCTAAACGGAGCTCTAACTTCGACCCTATAGTTCTTGCAAAACGGCACCCAAATTTTAGCAAATTTAAGAGCTTCAGACAGTGAATAATATGTGAGTGGCGAACAGCCGTCGTCGGAGACGTAACAAGCCAGTTTATTGGCCGGATattccaccgctaacaaagaCAGCACCGTGTTTATCGTGATTATCGGCGGCTCCAGCCCCGGATCCGCCGTCGTAATGAAAACGTCCACCCGAGGAAGCTCCTCCACTctgtaaacaaaataaataaaatagaccTAAAGgaaagatcatgggtttataagtgagccAGAGTATCTTTATTGTTACGAGGTTTTttggggaaagcccaaagtaaagccattaCAGGTTATGCTTAAAGGACAATATTGTATCGTTGagatttgtgattcctaacatggtaagTCATGCCATCGTATTAAAGTCATGCCCTGAACTTGgtcatgccaatagattgacaaatcctcaaatatcaaataaagtATTGTGAGCAAGTCaaaaagtgtcgaacaaaatgtgtactttgtttgagggctcagagaaagaagtcgagcctcgtttaaggggaggcttataAAGTAGTACTTTAtttgaggggaggattgttatTAGGAGTGAGATCggcattggctaatttagtagaagatcatgagtttataagcgAGGAATATTATTTCCAATgaaagtttatgctcaaagtagacaatatcataccattatggagggTCGTGGTTACTAACGTAAATTAAAATCCTTGCctctcaaaaataaaaaaacaagacgAAAAGGGGGTTAAAGGTTACCGTTTGAGGAGGCGTTGGGGATAGGTTTGGTACTGGACGGGGGTCCAAGTGAGATTGGCGGTTAGAGCCCAGAAGAAAGCGAACCAGGACTCGCCGAGGAAGGCAATGGCGTAGAGCCAGCAGAGCCCATGGGTGCGCACCAGAAGGAGCCGGTAGCCGAGCAAAGCAAGCaggaggaagaaaatggtggCATCCAAAGCTCGTTGCAAAGGACTCTGAAGTTCGACCTTTTGGTACAGAGAGAGAGCGTTGGGTTTGGCCATTGGGAAGCAAAAAGAGGCTCTGCAAATTCTCATCTTTATTTTATGGCATTTTAtagggaaataaaaaaaggacaaaacaGTCAAATTTGGCATTACGACAAAATTTTCTGTTAGATTCCAGAGTGGCATTACGACACTTGCCATTTAGTCTCCACATAGAAGtcttcaaatttgttttcaatcttttttttttttttaacttgcgattaattttaaaaaattaaatgtatttatatGACCAGATAATCGGATAAATTAGAATTATCCAACTTAAACTATAAAGgtcaaattgaatttaaaaaaaaatagtttgaatttgattgaattttcttagaactaaaaatttagatccattagtttgttcttttttttttttgtcgagtcaacccaactcaaccttaCTCTACTCTtaagattattaaaaattaaaaatattttatatttgtaatgtTAATTATGTGTTTAACTTTGAAGTTCCTATGATTCCAccgaaaaagaaagttttatTGGTATAAGTActgactttcaattctttagaAATCACGATGATTATACAATGTTGAGACTATTAAGAGGTCATGAATTAACCTTTAATAGTGAACCATAGTAAACCGTAAAACTTGATCTATACTCGCTCAATTGGGGTTGTTTTTTTGGCATAAATGAAGGAAGAACAAAGCCAAGGCAGCTGACTTGTAGATAGTAGACAAGGGAAGCCCATATCTTCCTTTGAGAAACATCCCCTTTAAAAATGGCCAAAAGCATAAAACTAGCCACACGCTGCAAGCCACCTCAAGAACACCGCTACCTCTCGCTCGTGTCAAGCTCATGAGTAGTGCACTAACTTGGACCAGCACAATGGTTGTGCCTGGAATGAAGAGCAGCGACTCGTCGAATGtgaagtgatttgaatcttcaAGCTTTGTCCTTTCATCAGTGttggaagaagatgagtcTTTCTTGGTTACTTCGAACACGGTTTCTGATATTCTTAAAAGCTTTAGAACCACGTTTGCTACTCCCAATAACCATGGACACATTGTGTTTACTCTTTCCATTCTCTGGTTGTTCCACCAAGCTCTTAGTGATTGACCTGTTTGGAAGTACTGTAATAACTGTTGAAAGTTGTAGAGGATGAAGATGGAGATTGGGATGATCATTGCTCCCTCTCTCacctgaaaataaaatgttattgtTAATTGCATTCACACActcaaaaacataaattatatGGAGACAAAGATTTACGTAGTtcgaagagaagaaattctctCCTATACAGGTAACAGCCAATTTCAATAATCTAAGTGTTAGCTTTCCCGAgcctttcccttttgggcttcccctcaagattttaaaacgcgtttactaggaagaagtttccacgcccttagaaaccttataaagggtgtttcattctcctccccaaacaatgtgggatctcacaatccaaccctttaagggctagcgtcctcgctggcactcgttcccttttacaatcgatgtgggacccctcaatccaccccccttcgagacccagtGTCCTAACTGgtacactgcctcgtgtccacccctcttccGTGCTCAACCTCTTCACTAACACATCACccagtatctggctctgatatcatttgtaacgacctaagcccaccactagtaaatattgtcctatttggactttccctttcgtgcttcccctcaaggtttccacacccttacaaagggtgtttattctcctccccaactgacgtgggatcttacaactctcacactacaaagtCTCTCAACAAAGTTCCTCCCAAATGACATTCACCTCATACAAAACGACACTCAAACTCAACACATCTCAATCATCCTAGACAATCCTTTGTATAAGCATAGAAGCATTAATATCATACCTGAATCAAGATGATTCATGTATCAAAATACAAgatgaaccaaataaatgagttataaactaaataaatgtCCAATGCATGAACTTATTCTTCACGACAACTTACAACAGTGGTAGGGATGTTCGCGAGGCGGAAATGAAGAATCTAATCCCCATCCTCATCTCCATTAGCTAATGAAGAAACCCCTTACTTCCTTTCTCATTTTCCGTTTAAGCGGAAATTTCCCACTCCATTTGAGATGGGTCTCTCGGGATCCCAATTGAATGGGTTAAAGGATATCCGTAACTACGAGTTAACATAATATAACGTGTATGGAGAATTCATGGTAGTTTTCAATTTGTACTTACAGTGGGGAAGAAGTGAGAGTTTGTGATGAGACAATAGGCTGGTAGCATTGCATAACAAAGCTCTGGAATGGAACGAAGGCCCCAAGTGAGGAGCCATAAATACGCTACACATTGCTTCAATTCCAGCTTCCCAAATAGCGTGGCGAAAATGGGACAGTTTTTGCtgaacaaaatttcaagtaaGCCCGTGGCCCATCGCTTCTGCTGCGTCAATGAAGCAGGAAGCTCCGACGGCGCACAACCATAGAAGGCTGGCGGATCTAAGGCAATGTAAATAGATCTCCACCCTCGTTTCTGAATCATCAATCCTGTTTGGATATCCTCCACCGTCGATCCGTAGATCCACCCGatctaaaattcaaacaaattatCACGACCCGTTTAGTAACGATTTCGTTTTTAGTACTCGATCTCGAGAAAAGAACGAAGAAAAAAACCTTGGAACCCCAAGCAGTGCCAATCTCATAGCCACATCCAGCCACTTGGTTTGCTGCTTCAAGATTGTTCACAAGGCCTTTCAAATGATACCCACAAGCGTTATCCTCAAAAGTCAACGCTGCTGACTTTGCCAAAGCTTTTGATTTCCCAAATGATTTCAGTAATTCTTGTTCCGAAGCTTTTCCTTCATGGTGAGGCCATTGACCATATATGACCTTTCGTCTATGAAAGCACCCGGTTCCGCTATAGAACGGTCCTTGAATTCCCATGATCCCTCGTGCAAAGAACTGTCTCGAGAGACGAAGAAAATTATTCTCTTACTCACacaatttaaaagaaacaCGCCCAAAGAACTTCACTTATGATTACCTCGTATAAAGCAACGAGTTGATTCCCAAAAGGGTCGTCCTTCAGGCCATCGTAGAAGCATTGGGGAGATTGAACGTATCCAATCTCTTTTGGTTCGGCTTCGGAGTTGAAGAATACGCACATTGCATGTAAAATGACTTTGGGATTATTGGCATACATGTCGCAGTCCACGTTCAGTATATAAGGAGCATTTGTTAATAATCCCGACACTCTTGTCTACattattgaattattcaattattaataatttttcaatttatataagtttataaaacatgtttggaAATTACCAGAACGTTCATAGCACCCGCCTTATAATGGTGAGGGTGTTTTGGACTTTTCTCCCTCGAAAGATAGATTAAATGTGGAAGTTCATCTAAATCATTCTTGTTCTCCCATAATATCTGCCAATAAAaccaatgatatgatatgttaattattctctttataaaaaaaaatgttcgaTGCTCAACTTAAACATAGAATGGAGAGAGAACGGGGAGAAATGTGTCCTTGTTAGCTCAACGGGGCTAGAGACAAGAATTCCACCCTGACCTAATATATGTCCTACTaatctattatatattatattgtaaagtgacaaaaacaattataacagctcaagctcaccactagctgatattgtccgttttgacctaTTATAGATCAATATCAACTTCATGGTTtagcccaagctcactactagcaaatattgtccgctttgacccataACCTATTgtcgtcagcttcacgattttaaaacgcatctactagggataGGTTTCTACAACCTTACAAGGTccaaacccttataaaaaatgtttcgttcctccctccaaccgatatggtacctcacaatccacccttttggaGGCCGCACTACCCGATGTCTGGCTATgatgtcatttgtaacaatctaagcccaccgctagcaaatattgtccgctttagtccgttacatatcgtcgtcagcctcagaGTTTTAAAAcggtctactagggagaagtttctatacacttgtaaaaaaatgtttcgttttcctctccaaccaaggtaAGATCTCAGAACTATAACGGTAGAAGTACCTTTATAATGGCGGGATGATTTTTGGTGTCAACATGAGAGAAGGGAGCCAAATCTTGACGTGAACTAAATCTGTCGTGTTCTGCTTCCTTGATTTTGCCTTCCACCCGTTCATACTCCACCTTccattttaaaacacataaattcatatttaaacaaaaagaaaaaaaacatttaaaaaaaaattaattctaaaataaataataagaataaaattataaagaaaagaaatgaaaattgctCGAACCCTATCCCATTTTGTCCTTACCTTCACTCTTTTCCACTCATTTTGGAATTCTGAAGAGCTGTGAAGATAAGGCGGTGTGGAGGCATTCGAGAAGTACCTAAACGGAGCCCGTTCTTCAACCTCATATTTACGGCAAAACGGAACCCAAATCCTTGCAAATTCCAATCCTTCACTAAGCGCATACAAGGTGAGAGGAGAACAGCCGTCGTCAGACACATAACAAGCCAGTTTATTAGCCGGATAATCCAACGCCATCAAAGACAGCACTGTATTCACCGTTATTATCGGCGGTTCCAGCACCGGATCCGCCGTCGTCACAAATATGTCCACCGCCGGAAGCTCCACCTCCCTACACTTGGGCCCACAATCATAATAATCTACTAAAACTAATAATATAATACGTCTATAATGAAGAgttaaatatgatataataaactataattgaggactaaatatttaattgtgtTTATTACCGTTTGAGGAGGCGTTGAGGGTAAGTTTGGAAGTCGACGGGGTTCCATTTGGTGATGATGGAGAGGAGGCGGACGAAGGCGAACCAGGACTCGCAGAGGAAGGGCATGGCTTGGAGGTTGGAGAAGCCATGGGTGGATAAGAGGAAGAGACGATAGGGTAGTAGTGAAAGCAGGAGGAAGAGGTTGGCTAAATCCAATGCCTTATGGGTCCGTCTTTTGATGGCTGTTTTTTCATAAAGTGGGAGAGAATTAGCCATTGAATATGTTGGAGAAGGAGAAATTGTTTGAGAGATGGATGAGTTTTGGTGATGGGTGTGTCCAACATTTATAGCCAACCTTTTTTTGAATGACGGCAGCGCTGATGAATTCCTTTCCCTAATCCCCCATTGATTAGAGCTACCAAATTGTCCCGAACCTATTAGAACTACCTAATTCAAAtcatacaaataaaataaaataaaattatatttttttttagaattgagTTAAAGTTTTGGAGTTGACATTTGTTGGTTGAGTCAACCTAATtaacatgaaaataaagtTACACTTAGCATTTATTTGTAGAGCTTAGTTactcccaattttttttttttttttttttttttttttttttttttttttttttttttttttttttttttNTTTTaaagtttttactttttaatataatttttatttaataaaaatctaaCAAATCATacctatttttaatattatactctaattttaaatattataaatattaacctctaaattaattaatttatttttttaatatagcaaaaaagtgaaagtttaaaatatatttatattaagtggGGCAAGGCAGATTATACGCCTCCATTTTATCTAATGGGAAAAGAATATTCCCTATTCTCGTCCACATTTTTCGTCTAAATGAAAAATCTCCACCCCACGGAACTTCGATCGGTGAGTAAAAtagacatttttaattataatccaactaaatagttttttaagaATGTTGATACCCTACTCAactcaactcgaaaatagatgGTTGAGTTTTGAACTTCTGGTTGTTCCCATCATCAGTGCAAACAATGAGATCTAAAATACTTTTTCAATTCAACTAGTGTCTGTTCCTATTAAAAGTTAccgtttttcttttcttgtgaTTTTTCTCCTAGAACGAGTAAGATTATCGATCGTATTGtcttatttgttttgaataatttatggGACCAAGACTTTAatctatgaaattaaattattgcaataaaatcttttgaaaaatatccTTACCAATTAGGTTATATTTCCAATCAAACTGTCGGACTATATATTTGTCatatcaaactcaaaaatttattttagttttttaatttcttaaattaagaAGACAGCTCACCATGGACCTTAAAACTCACAAACTCAtgttttatgttaattttttatttacttaaattaAGATGACAGCTCACTATTGTTCTTAATCTCAAGATTATTatgtatttcaattttaaaaaaatgtaattttttttttaattaaactagTAAGTATTTTTATAGTTCAAGTCAATTTtgcaatatttaaaaacttcattataaaattttataaattttggataCTAATTGAccattcaaaatttagatataattttcaaccaattattttaatctttcatttttttcttttaaatactttataatcaagaactctgagtaaataatttttttaaaaatatattaaattaaaaacacacatatatatatataaactgcTGCTGCAGAATTTTGTTGTCGGATTTTGTCCATGATGCCATTAGTCAATAGTCAAGTGTGACCCGATATCGATTAATTTaggaatttaatatattattttcgtatattttaaaattttaaaataatagaaggGAATTCTAACTCAATGGTTTAATtaatacttattttattttattattattatttattttctaaaatgttttcaaaatttaagttaaaagttttcaaaagcaaaaggtaattttacaattttttattttatttttcaattaaatttttttacaaaaccAAAATTCCCAAAATTGATTTACTAAATGATCATGTGCCCCTAACctcaatttattttccatttggcttatttttatcaatttttattatttaatttaagtgtTTATGTTttcacatttaaatttatttggatgatgataattaaatttacactaaattaaaattttaattcatgtggtatttatttagtttcttttttttcttttttttttttttaaatcacttTATAGATCTAGATCTGCTCTTGTACAAACAGACAAAATGTGGGGGCTGCTAACAGGACCACGGTTcaccaattattattattattatatagtcttttatttcattatatatatatatatataaccatgtcttttaaaaatatattttcttaaaatggtTTACtaatatagtatttttttcacttaatattattaacatttattttagttagtTAGGATGAAAAATTGAACTGTGATAATTGGTGTTCTATcattaaactatataattgGTAACTCTTTATAGGTTAAAGTCAGCCATATTCGTTGGTTTAATAACTTATTCTAACGTCCttttaaaagggtattttttaaactctttttacggtattttttaaacaaattattaaccGTTTTCATCTAgactattttttaactttctagatttttttttcaagttcgaggattattaaataatttaaaattttaaatatttatgagatAAAGGGCTAAGtttctaaaaacaaatttatataatatatatatatatatagttctaCTCTTATTTAGCCTTGGACACATTCTGGGCTCTAAAAGCCCAGTAGGCTGGACTTTGATTGGGCCGAAATGACTTGTGAGCGGGCCCAGAAGTTCAGAAGTAGATGCTTAAATTGGGCATGTGGGCCTTCGAAGCTTCGAagcctatttatttattttgttcttgttgagTTTTATGACGTCATTCGTATggattaatttataaatagtttttaagaaatatgaaaatgaaaaatccaaaaaaaaaaaaaaaaaaagagggtaaAAGCCAAAGCCgaacttatttattaatttattaatttcgtttgtattttttctcaaaaaggGTCGTTAGAAAGCCGCACCGGTTTTTCCTTAATTCTGGCTTCAACCAAACGCATGCCAAACTTGGCAACTCTATACccattcaaatataataaacactttttcattttacaCGTGTCATCTTCTGGATGGCTCCCTTTCTACacctactttctttttctccattccctaaaattaataataattaaaagaaaaaaaataagacatgCCCGAATAAGTCTATGTGTCACCGTTGCACTTTTATGATAGGGGACAACAATTATACAACACTTATTCTAACTAGGTGAACAAGTTGGTCATATAGAAATTGTAAGCCGTAAAcaatttaaatgtattattaaGCCTCGATCATGTTTGAgagaaaatgttttaaaaaacatgagcggaaaaaaatgttatatacTAAAACAAGATTAGTAACAACTATAGCTTTTATGGTATATAACCCACATAGAAAGAATTAATGACCAGTCATCTAGGTCATTTGAGTCCTAgcaggtgtagacatgattttggtgaataAGTATACATCTCGTTTGGAATGAGTCAGCAGATCTGGACATCTAACACGAACCAAGCACCACCGACCAAGTACATTGAGCTAACTATGCACTTTCATGACAATTGTGTCCCCACTTTTAgacaatattatttatttatttattgaaataaaagcaTTTGGTTGAGCCaccaaacatttatttatattttaaaattttacattaGTTTTCAAGTTTTCTTCAATACTTGAGCTGTAGCCTATCCATAAATTTCAACCTTCaattaatgatttaatatcatatttaataaatatgggTTAAAATaccatatttaattaatgattcatttgaaccattttttttatttttcaaatttaataccatattcatttttaaattcagattaaaaatataaaaatctaTAAGCTCCcattaaaaaagtaataaagaATATTCCAATTTTCAAATGCAAGCTCATTAATGACGTCATTTCCCTTTTGAGAAAAAGGTGAAATGcatggatttttgttttttcgttttttttctttttttggtgtaACTAATTAATGATGGTAATTACTAAAAAGCGTTGAACGTCCAATGGAAAATTTCAGTTTGGTGACAGATGGCACGAAATAATTGGATGCGccacctttcttttcttttttttatttccatttttttaaactttttgagTGCCTCATCAAATTTGCTTCACTTAGAGGACACAAATCCTCCAATTAAGTCCTTTTTTGCagctaaataaataaaaaaaattaaggtttcTAGAAGGTTTGAGGATAacaaattaagatatttttaaaattttttagaatgGACGTATCTCtgacttttgaaatttgtcaGACAAAACTTGTCACACCGACTTCCTGTGAGAATGCATTCTACCAGTTTTTCGTGTTCTTTTTCCCTGtaataatgagaaaatataCTGAtcaattccaattttttataCAACTAAATAAGATCTACTCATTGTTCCATTCGGAGCTGAGGTAAGTTGAGCTCATCCCGCTATATTCATCTCTCGAAAAAGATACGAGACGTTTATCTAAAAAGAGCGTATTAGTCTCTCGATTTGCTCATTGAGGTGAGTAGAGGACAAAGATAAACAACCCACTTTTACCCATTTTAGCAAACCGAAAataaacctatgatcttcTGGTCGATTAGCCAAAGTGGACTCCTTTCAATAATACTCAATAAATTAGTTCCACCAAACagtgaataaaaaatgacatCCAATGGGTACAAAACTAGAAAATCCCTTGGTTGTACACGTGGCGGAATACTGTTTTGACATGTCATCATTAAGTAGGCAGGCCGGAACCGATCCTCCACCCATAAACACGACACGTGGCAATCTCTCCGTAGAGAAATTGTCAAccctctatatatatattacaccCCGAAAAACCCATTAAATTTCACTCATATACCAATCAAAATGGAGTGGACTAGAGGCCACGTCATCGGCCAAGGCTCCTCTGCCACCGTCTTCCTCGCCACCGCCT carries:
- the LOC111795190 gene encoding cellulose synthase-like protein H1, with amino-acid sequence MAKPNALSLYQKVELQSPLQRALDATIFFLLLALLGYRLLLVRTHGLCWLYAIAFLGESWFAFFWALTANLTWTPVQYQTYPQRLLKRVEELPRVDVFITTADPGLEPPIITINTVLSLLAVEYPANKLACYVSDDGCSPLTYYSLSEALKFAKIWVPFCKNYRVEVRAPFRYFSDDLSSAGSPEFQYEWRRMKDAYEVLNQRIEDAAKSFTFGDLVGDLADFSNTKPKNHAPIIKVIWENKEGIEDGLPHLIYVSREKRPNITHHNKAGAMNVLTRVSGLMTNAPYIINLDCDMFVNNPDVLLQAMCLFKDPIIQGEYAFIQFPQCFYNGLQDDPFANQWIIMMQVKMRGLAGIQGPAYMGTGCIHRRNVLYGQSPNEANINEKYYDDELYKTFGISKDFVTSATRVLRSVEDYPNCLADSIKATHEVATADYEHNSCWGSKVGWQYGSIVEDVLTGMLIHKKGWKSAYLTPTPPAFLGCAPSGGPIPLSHHKRGITGLLETLISKNSPIVTALSDKLQFRQRMFYLWIYLASVQAIPRICYALLPAFCLIANFHFLPKVQEPVICIPLLLSVLFVLRQMLGYIETDQSIRAWWNNHRMDMIKSMCSCLLGVVAVLLKILRLSETTFEVTKKESTSSSNETESSDRDLGRFTFDESPMFVPITTVMMIQLAALAIGFLGTHPDRREFGVGEVTCSVWLVLCFWPILKGMFAKGSYGLPWSTLFKSSALTFLFVYLCRVSTK
- the LOC111794367 gene encoding cellulose synthase-like protein H1, whose amino-acid sequence is MANSLPLYEKTAIKRRTHKALDLANLFLLLSLLPYRLFLLSTHGFSNLQAMPFLCESWFAFVRLLSIITKWNPVDFQTYPQRLLKREVELPAVDIFVTTADPVLEPPIITVNTVLSLMALDYPANKLACYVSDDGCSPLTLYALSEGLEFARIWVPFCRKYEVEERAPFRYFSNASTPPYLHSSSEFQNEWKRVKVEYERVEGKIKEAEHDRFSSRQDLAPFSHVDTKNHPAIIKILWENKNDLDELPHLIYLSREKSPKHPHHYKAGAMNVLTRVSGLLTNAPYILNVDCDMYANNPKVILHAMCVFFNSEAEPKEIGYVQSPQCFYDGLKDDPFGNQLVALYEFFARGIMGIQGPFYSGTGCFHRRKVIYGQWPHHEGKASEQELLKSFGKSKALAKSAALTFEDNACGYHLKGLVNNLEAANQVAGCGYEIGTAWGSKIGWIYGSTVEDIQTGLMIQKRGWRSIYIALDPPAFYGCAPSELPASLTQQKRWATGLLEILFSKNCPIFATLFGKLELKQCVAYLWLLTWGLRSIPELCYAMLPAYCLITNSHFFPTVREGAMIIPISIFILYNFQQLLQYFQTGQSLRAWWNNQRMERVNTMCPWLLGVANVVLKLLRISETVFEVTKKDSSSSNTDERTKLEDSNHFTFDESLLFIPGTTIVLVQVSALLMSLTRARGSGVLEVACSVWLVLCFWPFLKGMFLKGRYGLPLSTIYKSAALALFFLHLCQKNNPN